In Colias croceus chromosome 21, ilColCroc2.1, the DNA window CACACCTTACGTATTACAAGCTAACATTTTAAGCATGTTTTTAagttaaaagtataaaaaaaatataccggccgaattgataaccgccttttttttgaagtcggttaaaaatactaaTCATGTACATAACGCATAACTGAGCTTTAGGTAGCATAACGAAGTGCAGTAACACGATACTTACAAAGTAAATGACCAATTAAATTCTCCAGTATGGCTTTTCTACGCGATGCTACAAGTTAATTGTCGTCACTCGAAGCTTAACCGTATTTATGGCTCTAATGGCgacatttatttgatttttcataataatctgCTGTCTAATTACtggtaattataattaataataagataattaacgttaaataaatcttgcatgaaattgaatttaaaatagcaAATATTAGTCTAGATTTATCGTCACACTAAACATGATCCTATCTCCTTGCTCCTAAACTAAGTCAGTGAATATACGTGAACTGAATTTGCCCCATAAGGGATTGGGGCAGACTCGGCCCCATACCCTGGGGCAATGGGGCATGTTTATTCATCTATTAATCTTTAATTGACTTGTGTAACAAAATAAAGATGCCTGAAGTAAACAATGAatgaaaacatacaaaaacGTCGACAACGAAAGTTTCGGGAATTAACATTTTCctgcttttaattatttagaaattaatttttatataataaaataaagtttacttatagtcaattttatacaaaatatagactgctagatttccgcccgcggcttcgctcgcgttttcaaagtaaaacccgcatagttcccgttttcgtgggatttccgggataaaatatAGTCTATTACTGACTTGATTTACCTTCTATAggtatgtgtgctaaatttcatgaatcagttcagtagtatttgcataaaagagtaacaaacatacacacatcctcacaaattttcgcatttataatattacaagtctatataactgcgttaaaaacaaccgacttcaaacttgcacttgccaacatttacaaatacagacaaaaatgctcataaaataaaaactactgggcctatccgaataaaatttttatgggaccaattcgacaccatcccgcatcgaacaaaaaaagaatcacgtaaatcggttcagaaacctcggagtaatcggtgtacatacataaaaaaaaaaaaaaaacataccggccgaattgataacctcctcctttttttgaagtcggttaaaaagtagGACTGAAATTGTACAGAATCGGCTaagtaattttgaattttagcGACGACATATTGttgagttatttttttatatttatttaaatagtgttAGCCTAGTtagtgtgaaaaaataaaagttgaataaaatgcaaaaaccGAATTTTGTTTTCTGTACGCTATgaatgaatttgaatttaaatgttatttcatataatatttaaatttggttttgtttaatgtgtttgaaaaattaaatgagttgtAGTTGCTCGAAAAATGATTATTGATACATTGAgttaatatgtaggtactacgTACCGTTTGATGTGAAATAAAACGAATGTatacagttttatataattcaccATTTATTTCCGTTGCAACAATTGTTTAAATACACCTAAATTGACATAacatttatcataaaatactttagtttataaaatttaatttacatgcAAGTATCCGAATCGAGTTAACCCAGCCTTAAGAATCGAATACTCAcactaaaaatgaaaaaggttaacaatatatatacaagtgaatacatttattttaaaattggaaTATACAACGACCTTTATtagaaacaatataattataaatgaaatctCCATGCTTCATGGGGCCGTTAAAAATGAAACGGATGAATAAGCGCTTTATGCTTAAAACTCGTTTAACTAGCACATGAGTAACTATACTACATATAACTATATGGTTTACTTTAATGAAAGATCCAATAATTAAGTTAATGCACCGTGAGTATGCCTTTATCATAATTGATTCAAACATGACTCTTTTGAGTTAACTgcgtttaaattttaagtatctGAAAGTATTTTACTCATAGTTCATTTCGGCGTTCGCAATTAATTTGGCACCGTCCGTCTTGGTGTGGAGTTTTGGCACTGCCTGTAGAAAAATGGAAGAGCTAATTACGCGTCACAATCATGACATTCGACTGAtctcttctttctttcttcttcaACGTCAGCCACCTCTTCGCTGTCCCTGCCAAGTCTTATAAAATGATCTCGAGCTCTATTCTTCCTTTGTGGATAGCCACTGACGAATAGTTCTGAGCTCTGTTCATAGCCAGGTTTCTCTTCATCTGCGGACCTTCCGAGTCGGATGAATTTTGGGTCGCGGCCGAGTCTGATAAAGTTGGAAGACCTTTTGGCCGGTTCGTAGTCGTCTTCGTAGCTTCTAAGGAG includes these proteins:
- the LOC123701299 gene encoding FMRFamide-related peptides-like; amino-acid sequence: MKNMKHIAAGVLLFLMAGVVANPVRRSPDLEARRRSAIDRSMIRFGRSYPPEPSAADIRESLQRSARRGNSFLRFGRSQPLTFTTNDLITLLRSYEDDYEPAKRSSNFIRLGRDPKFIRLGRSADEEKPGYEQSSELFVSGYPQRKNRARDHFIRLGRDSEEVADVEEERKKRSVECHDCDA